From the Cryptomeria japonica chromosome 2, Sugi_1.0, whole genome shotgun sequence genome, one window contains:
- the LOC131049922 gene encoding G-type lectin S-receptor-like serine/threonine-protein kinase At4g27290: METHEDKAESKVAETCTEGNHEQVIEADPYATRHGVYESRPRSVTIRLRDQKYRILEGDTLPVGTALAGNQTVVSKNGTFAFGFFNANGTNNWYVGIWYARVSEKTIVLVANRENPVRNMPGLLNLSRDGYLRLFDLQGRSIWSSDNSLKASQASLLESGNLVMLGARAGNSSEIVWESFQHPVDTWLPGMKMWKGMKLTSWKSSADPAPGPFSFQMDPSPGKTQFLLLSHNTVPYWSTGEWNGQYFANMPGFARAESGVKMEFITLSPSRMYSKYTTPSMAMGHEILINNGELWGYYMMRNGLWRIHFAPRDQCNVYGVCGANTACNGYSTFSSSAYATGNTSDTCTCLQGFRPKNRRALDSQEWWSSGCVRRSPLQCSVTNSTDGFLQVKDKHLADDEAVPYSKEQTLHGCQLACLNNCSCMTFLLTTSSPPLCQLWFGDLMNVRNSSGGQSFYLRLAASELRDSTSKQRNRSSGL; encoded by the exons ATGGAGACGCATGAAGACAAGGCAGAATCTAAGGTGGCAGAAACATGCACAGAAGGAAatcatgaacaggtcattgaggctgatccatatgccacG cgacatggtgtttatgagtccaggcCTCGCAGCGTGACCATCAGATTACGTGACCAGAAATACCGAATACtagag GGAGACACTCTTCCAGTGGGGACTGCCCTCGCCGGAAATCAGACTGTGGTCTCAAAGAATGGCACGTTTGCATTTGGATTTTTCAATGCCAACGGTACCAATAATTGGTATGTGGGCATCTGGTATGCCAGAGTATCGGAGAAGACTATTGTTTTGGTGGCTAACCGGGAAAATCCTGTGAGAAACATGCCCGGCCTTTTAAATTTATCTAGAGATGGTTATCTTCGACTGTTTGATTTACAAGGCCGATCAATTTGGTCATCCGACAACAGCTTGAAGGCGTCCCAGGCATCACTGTTGGAATCAGGTAATTTGGTTATGTTAGGAGCACGGGCGGGCAATTCTTCTGAAATCGTTTGGGAAAGTTTCCAACATCCGGTAGATACATGGCTACCAGGGATGAAGATGTGGAAAGGAATGAAACTCACTTCTTGGAAGAGTTCTGCTGATCCGGCACCTGGTCCTTTCTCTTTCCAAATGGATCCTTCACCAGGAAAGACTCAATTCTTGCTGCTCTCCCACAACACTGTTCCGTACTGGTCTACCGGAGAGTGGAATGGACAGTATTTCGCTAATATGCCAGGATTTGCCAGGGCGGAGTCTGGTGTTAAAATGGAGTTCAtaacactttctccctcaagaatgTACAGCAAGTATACAACCCCTAGTATGGCAATGGGAcatgaaattttgataaataaTGGTGAATTATGGGGGTACTATATGATGCGAAATGGTTTGTGGAGAATCCATTTCGCACCCAGGGATCAATGCAATGTTTATGGTGTGTGTGGGGCTAATACAGCATGCAATGGATATTCAACGTTCAGTTCCTCTGCCTATGCAACAGGCAACACCAGTGATACGTGCACATGTTTGCAGGGGTTCAGGCCCAAAAATAGACGTGCTTTGGATTCTCAGGAGTGGTGGTCAAGTGGTTGCGTTCGCCGAAGTCCATTGCAATGCTCTGTCACAAATTCTACCGATGGTTTTTTGCAAGTGAAGGACAAGCATTTAGCCGACGATGAAGCGGTTCCATATAGCAAGGAGCAAACCTTGCATGGATGCCAGCTTGCATGCCTCAACAACTGCTCTTGCATGACCTTTTTGCTCACTACGTCCTCTCCTCCTCTGTGTCAATTGTGGTTTGGCGATTTGATGAATGTGCGCAATTCGTCCGGTGGTCAGTCGTTCTATCTCCGCTTGGCTGCTTCTGAATTACGAGATTCGACATCCAAGCAAAGAAATAGATCCTCTGGCCTTTGA